One genomic segment of Gloeocapsa sp. DLM2.Bin57 includes these proteins:
- the uppS gene encoding di-trans,poly-cis-decaprenylcistransferase, whose protein sequence is MTVKPILKELPPDLDKSRLPRHVAVIMDGNGRWAKNQGKPRIMGHQKGVDTLKELLRCCKDWGIPALTVYAFSTENWGRPLEEVEFLMTLFERVLRRELQEMCSEKIKIRFVGNLEALPISLQKEISRSMEDTKDNQDIDFTVATNYGGRQEILQACRAIASLVAEGKLTPEEITEEVWESHLYTAGLTHPDLLIRTSGEMRISNFLLWQMAYAEIYVTDTLWPDFNRQEFHKALADYQRRERRFGKV, encoded by the coding sequence ATGACTGTTAAGCCAATACTCAAAGAGTTACCACCTGATTTAGATAAGTCTCGTCTTCCCCGTCATGTAGCGGTGATTATGGATGGAAATGGTCGCTGGGCAAAAAATCAGGGAAAACCCCGTATCATGGGTCATCAAAAGGGTGTAGATACTCTCAAAGAGTTACTGCGTTGTTGTAAGGATTGGGGGATACCCGCTTTAACTGTTTATGCTTTTTCTACGGAAAATTGGGGAAGACCTCTAGAAGAGGTAGAATTTTTGATGACTCTGTTTGAGCGGGTTTTACGTCGAGAGTTACAGGAAATGTGCTCAGAAAAAATCAAAATTCGCTTTGTGGGGAATCTGGAAGCTTTACCTATATCTCTACAAAAAGAAATCTCTCGCTCGATGGAGGATACTAAGGATAATCAGGATATTGACTTTACCGTAGCCACTAATTATGGAGGAAGACAGGAAATTTTACAAGCTTGTCGGGCGATCGCTTCATTGGTAGCTGAGGGTAAATTAACTCCTGAAGAAATAACCGAGGAGGTATGGGAGTCACATTTGTACACCGCGGGGTTAACTCATCCCGATTTATTGATTCGCACCAGTGGGGAAATGCGCATCAGTAATTTTTTACTCTGGCAAATGGCTTACGCTGAGATATACGTTACCGACACACTCTGGCCGGATTTTAACCGTCAGGAA